In a genomic window of Dyadobacter fermentans DSM 18053:
- a CDS encoding efflux RND transporter permease subunit: MQKLTQSIVGFSLKNTMIIFFMTALLAVVGIVSYIHTPIEAFPDVTNTRARIITQWPGRSAEEVEKFITLPVMKEMNTIPRKAQVRSISLFGLSVVTVLFEDGVEDFYAQQYASTRLRNVGMPSGAEAEIEPPYGATGEIFRYVLKSDRPIKELTALQEWVIERELVAVPGVATVASFGGEEKIYEVRVNPALLAQYNLTPLDVFDAVGKSNINVGGDVIQKGDQAYVVRGMGLLESVKDIENILIQVKGNTPVLVKQVADVEVTAKPRLGQVGLGEDKDLVEGIVVMLRGENPSDVIERLEATIADLNNRILPSDVQIEPVIDRTELVDATVNTVTHNLAEGIVLVSVIVFVFLFNWRTTLTVALVIPLSFLFAITMLRIQGLPANLISLGAIDFGLLLEGTMVIVEKIYVDLEGRSRVLGEERFGKMSKLGLMKRSVKHVAPHIFFAQIILIVALLPIFSFQKVEGKMFAPLAFTLGYALVGSLILSLTFVPAMCKVLLRGKVREVNNPVVNFFRTNIFKLYQWSDRNKRLVMVGFVVLFAVCIGKFLHYGTEFIPKLNEGAIYVRATLPNSINLEQSVKTSNTLRDTLRSFPEVKFVMSQTGRPNDGTDPTGFFNNEFHIQLKPESEWKRKITKEELLRQMKDVLASFPGITFGFSQPIQDNVEEYVAGVKSSLVVKIFGDDLVELERQADDVAAHLKTVNGIADILVYRNIGLPELNIKLDEGRMARHGVSMADAQAVIEMTIGGKAASVFYENDRMFDITVRFQEKYRNTQEEIGNILIPSLDDHQVPLKEIATIGTKTGPAFIYREGSSRYIGIGFSIEGRDLGSTIAEAQQVVKEKVKIPKNAKVEWAGEFESKERATQQLSVIVPAAVVLIVFLLYMNFGNAKDTLISLITIPFAFIGGFISLWVTGTIFGISAGIGFIILFGVCTIDGIILVHVMKDNLLHKMPLRQAISDGIYGRIRPVIMIALMGSLGLLPAALSNGMGSEIQKPLAIMIVGGLLICMFLSFTVLPQIFYWAYRKADEPASQPAGHLTE, from the coding sequence ATGCAGAAATTAACACAAAGCATTGTGGGCTTCTCTTTGAAGAACACAATGATCATCTTTTTCATGACCGCCCTGCTGGCTGTGGTGGGGATCGTCAGTTACATCCATACGCCCATCGAAGCATTTCCTGACGTGACCAACACCCGGGCCAGGATCATTACGCAATGGCCGGGCCGGAGCGCCGAGGAGGTCGAAAAGTTTATTACCCTTCCCGTCATGAAGGAAATGAACACCATTCCACGCAAAGCGCAGGTCCGCTCGATCTCGCTTTTCGGGCTATCGGTGGTGACGGTGCTGTTCGAGGACGGAGTTGAGGATTTTTACGCCCAGCAGTACGCTTCCACGCGCCTCCGCAATGTTGGCATGCCGTCGGGTGCAGAGGCCGAAATCGAGCCGCCTTATGGCGCCACAGGGGAAATATTCCGGTATGTGCTCAAAAGCGACCGGCCCATCAAGGAATTGACCGCTCTTCAGGAATGGGTGATCGAGCGTGAGCTGGTGGCCGTGCCCGGCGTGGCTACGGTGGCGAGCTTTGGCGGCGAGGAGAAAATTTATGAAGTGCGCGTCAACCCGGCGCTGCTGGCGCAGTACAACCTCACGCCGCTCGACGTGTTTGATGCCGTCGGCAAGAGCAATATCAATGTGGGCGGGGATGTGATCCAGAAAGGCGATCAGGCTTATGTGGTGCGCGGAATGGGCCTGCTCGAAAGCGTCAAAGACATTGAGAATATCCTCATCCAGGTGAAGGGAAATACGCCGGTACTGGTGAAGCAGGTCGCCGACGTGGAAGTAACCGCCAAGCCGAGGCTGGGGCAGGTAGGATTGGGAGAAGACAAAGACCTGGTAGAAGGTATCGTGGTAATGCTCCGGGGCGAGAACCCGAGTGACGTGATCGAGCGCCTCGAAGCCACCATTGCCGATCTCAACAACCGCATTCTGCCGTCGGACGTACAGATTGAGCCGGTGATCGACCGTACCGAGCTGGTAGACGCTACCGTGAACACCGTAACGCATAACCTTGCCGAGGGCATTGTGCTGGTATCGGTGATTGTATTTGTATTTTTGTTCAACTGGCGCACCACGTTAACAGTCGCATTGGTGATCCCGCTATCCTTCCTGTTTGCCATCACCATGCTGCGCATCCAGGGGCTGCCTGCGAACCTCATCTCCCTGGGCGCGATCGACTTCGGGCTGCTGCTGGAAGGGACAATGGTGATTGTGGAGAAAATATATGTCGATCTGGAAGGCAGGTCGCGGGTTTTGGGAGAGGAAAGGTTTGGCAAAATGTCGAAGCTGGGGCTCATGAAGCGGAGTGTTAAGCACGTGGCACCGCACATATTTTTTGCCCAGATTATCCTGATCGTCGCATTGCTGCCCATTTTCTCATTCCAGAAAGTGGAGGGTAAAATGTTTGCGCCGCTGGCATTTACGCTTGGCTATGCATTGGTGGGCTCGCTGATACTCAGCCTCACGTTCGTGCCGGCGATGTGCAAGGTGCTGCTGCGGGGCAAGGTGCGGGAGGTGAACAACCCGGTGGTGAATTTTTTCCGGACCAATATTTTCAAACTATACCAATGGAGCGATCGGAACAAGCGGCTCGTCATGGTCGGCTTTGTGGTGCTGTTTGCGGTTTGTATCGGCAAATTCCTCCATTACGGCACCGAATTCATTCCCAAGCTCAATGAAGGCGCTATTTATGTGCGCGCCACTTTGCCCAACAGCATTAACCTCGAACAGTCCGTCAAAACGAGCAATACCCTCCGTGATACCCTGCGCTCGTTTCCCGAAGTGAAGTTCGTCATGAGCCAGACAGGCCGCCCCAACGACGGTACCGACCCTACCGGATTTTTTAACAATGAATTCCATATCCAGCTCAAACCCGAGAGCGAGTGGAAGCGGAAGATCACCAAGGAGGAGCTGCTGCGGCAGATGAAGGATGTACTGGCGTCGTTTCCCGGCATTACCTTCGGTTTCAGTCAGCCCATCCAGGATAATGTCGAAGAATACGTGGCCGGTGTGAAGAGCTCTCTGGTCGTCAAAATCTTCGGCGACGACCTGGTCGAGCTCGAACGACAGGCCGACGATGTGGCCGCGCATCTGAAAACCGTAAATGGCATTGCCGACATCCTGGTGTACCGCAACATTGGCCTGCCCGAGCTCAACATCAAACTCGACGAAGGCCGCATGGCCCGGCACGGCGTGTCGATGGCCGACGCCCAGGCTGTGATCGAGATGACCATCGGCGGAAAAGCGGCCTCGGTATTCTACGAAAACGACCGGATGTTCGATATCACCGTTCGGTTCCAGGAAAAATACCGAAATACCCAGGAAGAGATCGGGAACATTCTCATTCCGTCCCTGGACGACCACCAGGTACCGCTGAAAGAGATCGCCACCATCGGTACCAAAACCGGCCCCGCATTCATTTACCGCGAAGGCAGCAGCCGCTACATCGGCATTGGTTTCAGCATTGAAGGGCGCGATTTGGGCAGCACCATTGCCGAGGCGCAGCAGGTGGTGAAAGAGAAGGTCAAAATTCCGAAAAATGCCAAAGTAGAATGGGCGGGCGAATTTGAAAGCAAGGAGCGCGCCACGCAGCAGCTGTCGGTAATCGTGCCGGCCGCTGTGGTGCTCATCGTCTTTTTGCTCTACATGAATTTCGGAAATGCGAAAGACACGCTTATCTCGCTGATTACCATTCCGTTCGCATTCATCGGGGGATTTATCTCGCTGTGGGTCACGGGTACCATCTTCGGCATTTCGGCGGGGATCGGGTTCATCATTCTGTTTGGCGTGTGTACCATCGACGGCATTATTCTCGTGCACGTCATGAAGGATAACCTGCTGCATAAAATGCCACTCCGGCAGGCCATTTCCGACGGCATTTACGGCCGGATCAGGCCGGTGATCATGATTGCCCTCATGGGCTCGCTGGGGCTGCTGCCGGCCGCCCTTTCCAATGGAATGGGCTCCGAAATCCAGAAGCCGCTCGCGATCATGATCGTGGGAGGATTGCTGATCTGCATGTTTTTGTCATTCACGGTGTTGCCGCAGATTTTCTACTGGGCCTACCGCAAAGCCGATGAGCCGGCCAGCCAACCGGCGGGGCACTTAACGGAATAA
- a CDS encoding capsule assembly Wzi family protein produces MILRCGIATFRCLGLLLLDPLPAHAQDTPRQTSLPDSSMTYLSLAGYVSTSGRAPFWIQSNQFGMVPKESPAGVIGAGMEWFMNLDKRTGKPAQWRVGLGAEALGIVSKNSKIIFPQAYAAVRFRNWELSAGRKREWFGLADSTLGTGSYAWSTNALPIPKIQLSTRTWVAVPLTGGWLSFQASYGDGWFEKGRPVTSGLKLHQKSLYGRIGKTHSRVKLYGGFNHQAQWGGNSPYNTVDGKMAKGFRNYLNVIFGSPRSNTASHHDNTGRVGNHLGSIDLALELETYPLSVLIYRQNLYEDGSLFWLSNIADGLNGIRIKRKHSYGAAFHVNTLVFEYLYTKSQGGPVADDNLPSYKRGKDDYFNNGQVQDGWSYFDRTIGTPFITPTSDTRWNWPSYAHFFTSNNRVAVAHIGLEGTLLRQLKWTGKFSYSNNAGVYDSPFEGNPGQFSAMISLENDPRLLKGFQARLSLATDLGALYPHTFGAAVRLTRFF; encoded by the coding sequence ATGATCTTACGCTGCGGGATTGCCACATTTCGATGCCTGGGCCTACTCTTGCTCGATCCGCTGCCTGCTCATGCGCAGGACACGCCCCGGCAGACGAGCTTACCGGATTCGTCGATGACCTACCTGTCGCTGGCAGGTTACGTGTCCACTTCCGGCCGGGCGCCTTTCTGGATACAATCCAATCAGTTCGGAATGGTGCCAAAGGAAAGCCCGGCCGGGGTGATCGGGGCTGGAATGGAGTGGTTTATGAATTTGGACAAGCGTACCGGCAAGCCTGCGCAATGGCGGGTGGGACTAGGCGCAGAGGCACTGGGTATTGTTTCAAAAAACAGTAAAATCATATTTCCCCAGGCCTATGCAGCAGTCCGGTTTCGGAATTGGGAATTGTCCGCAGGGCGGAAAAGGGAATGGTTTGGCCTGGCCGACTCTACACTTGGAACGGGCTCCTATGCCTGGTCGACGAATGCCCTGCCGATCCCGAAAATCCAGCTCAGTACCCGCACCTGGGTAGCCGTCCCGCTCACCGGCGGCTGGCTGTCGTTTCAGGCGTCTTATGGCGATGGTTGGTTTGAGAAAGGCCGGCCTGTTACAAGCGGATTAAAACTTCATCAGAAATCGCTTTACGGCAGGATCGGGAAAACGCATTCGCGGGTGAAGCTGTACGGCGGATTCAACCACCAGGCGCAATGGGGCGGCAATTCGCCCTATAACACGGTCGACGGCAAGATGGCGAAAGGTTTCCGGAATTATCTCAATGTGATTTTCGGTAGTCCGCGCAGCAACACGGCCAGCCACCACGATAACACCGGCCGCGTGGGCAACCACCTCGGCAGCATTGACCTCGCTCTGGAGCTGGAAACCTATCCGCTGAGCGTGCTCATTTACCGGCAGAATCTCTACGAAGACGGCTCGCTGTTCTGGCTCAGCAACATCGCCGACGGCCTGAATGGTATCCGCATTAAAAGGAAGCACAGCTACGGTGCGGCCTTCCATGTGAATACATTGGTGTTCGAATATTTATATACCAAAAGCCAGGGCGGTCCGGTGGCCGACGACAACCTGCCGAGCTACAAGCGGGGCAAGGACGATTATTTCAACAACGGACAAGTCCAGGACGGATGGTCCTACTTCGACCGGACCATCGGCACGCCCTTCATCACCCCTACTTCGGACACCCGCTGGAACTGGCCCAGCTATGCACATTTTTTCACCTCCAACAACCGCGTGGCCGTGGCGCACATTGGCTTGGAGGGAACGCTGCTGCGGCAACTGAAATGGACCGGCAAGTTCTCTTATTCCAACAACGCGGGCGTCTACGATTCACCCTTCGAAGGCAACCCGGGCCAGTTTTCTGCAATGATCAGCCTGGAAAACGACCCGCGCCTGCTCAAAGGATTTCAGGCCAGGCTATCGCTCGCGACCGACCTGGGCGCATTGTACCCGCATACTTTCGGCGCGGCGGTGAGACTGACGCGGTTTTTTTGA